A genomic stretch from Engraulis encrasicolus isolate BLACKSEA-1 chromosome 10, IST_EnEncr_1.0, whole genome shotgun sequence includes:
- the sema3gb gene encoding sema domain, immunoglobulin domain (Ig), short basic domain, secreted, (semaphorin) 3Gb isoform X1 — protein MDTTQAFLLLSLCVYGCQGNARSTPRVHLSFKELLETKTIRPFSFSFNTSDYRILHMDQDQGRLYLGSREYVVALDMQNINKEPLIIHWPATTQRKGECRLTGKGGQGECANFIRLIEPWNRTHLYACGTGAYRPICTFINRGWRAEEYLFRLVPGYADSGKGKCPYDPRQESAAVLINGNLYAGVHVDFMGTDPAIFRTLGDRPAVRTEQYDSRWLNDPVFVKIQKIPDSAEKNDDKLYFFFKEKTLDSAGGASPSVLSRVGRVCLNDDGGQRSLVNKWTTFLKARLVCSVIGSDGVETYFDELRDVFILSTQDERNPVVYAVFSTAGSVFKGSAVCVYSMADIRNVFNGPFSHKHGHNYQWTPYTGKIPYPRPGTCPGGTFTPGLRSTKEFSDEAVNFVRAHPLMYHPIYPLHKRPLVVRTGVDYRFTTIAVDLVDAADGRYEVLFLGTDLGTVQKVIVLPRDLSSTEELILEEVEVFRTNAPVKTMRISSKRQQLYVSSERGLTQVSLHRCPVYGKACSDCCLARDPYCAWDGETCAPFTPATKRRSRRQDIKHGDPLRQCRGFNAKVEKRLRETVQFGVEGSSTFLECQPRSPQASLKWLYQKDGRRKVLNRDREVLKTGQGILLKSLSQADAGTYHCLATENNFKHTVARISLRILDREIVEALTAPDVPEDEESAMDHGHNPHHPRYHHQHHHQQQEENQRQHHPPPPAPPQGRPAKQPSQPEVRLINQYCQSYWEQHGGGAGAANAGGGGAGGGGGGGGAGGGGGVGRAHKPKRTNRRHTGEPEEEEEGEQGEVKQEEEVLVQEQPQDH, from the exons AGCTGTTGGAGACCAAGACGATCCGGCCGTTCAGCTTCTCCTTCAACACGAGTGACTACCGCATCCTGCATATGGACCAGGACCAGGGACGCCTCTACCTGGGCAGCCGGGAGTACGTGGTGGCCCTCGACATGCAGAACATCAACAAGGAGCCACTCATA ATTCACTGGCCTGCCACAACCCAGAGGAAAGGGGAATGCAGACTAACTGGAAAAGGTGGACAG GGAGAGTGTGCCAACTTCATCCGGCTGATTGAGCCGTGGAACCGCACGCACCTGTACGCCTGCGGCACCGGCGCCTACCGGCCAATTTGCACATTCATCAACCGCGGCTGGAGGGCGGAG GAGTACCTGTTCAGGCTGGTGCCTGGCTATGCGGACTCTGGCAAGGGGAAGTGTCCCTACGACCCACGGCAGGAGAGTGCAGCAGTTCTCATCA ATGGGAACCTGTACGCTGGCGTCCACGTTGACTTCATGGGCACGGACCCGGCCATCTTCCGCACCCTGGGGGACAGGCCAGCTGTCAGGACCGAGCAGTACGACTCCAGGTGGCTCAACG ACCCGGTGTTTGTGAAGATCCAGAAGATTCCAGACAGCGCGGagaagaatgatgataagctgtATTTCTTCTTCAAGGAGAAGACCTTGGATTCAGCTGGAGGGGCGAGTCCCAGTGTGCTGTCTCGTGTCGGGCGCGTCTGTCTG AATGATGATGGAGGTCAAAGGTCGCTGGTGAACAAGTGGACAACCTTCCTGAAGGCTCGTCTGGTGTGCTCGGTCATTGGCAGTGACGGAGTGGAGACCTACTTCGATGAACTAC GTGATGTCTTCATTCTGTCCACCCAGGATGAGCGGAACCCCGTCGTATACGCGGTCTTCTCCACCGCCGG CTCCGTGTTCAAGGGCTCAGCGGTGTGCGTCTACTCCATGGCCGACATCCGCAACGTCTTCAACGGTCCCTTCTCGCACAAGCACGGCCACAACTACCAGTGGACGCCCTACACGGGCAAGATCCCGTACCCGCGCCCCGGAACG tgccccGGCGGGACCTTTACTCCGGGCCTGCGCTCCACTAAGGAGTTCTCGGACGAGGCGGTGAACTTTGTGCGCGCCCACCCCCTCATGTACCACCCCATCTACCCGCTCCACAAGCGACCCCTGGTGGTCAGGACGGGAGTTGACTACCGCTTCACCACCATCGCCGTGGACCTGGTGGACGCGGCCGACGGCCGCTACGAGGTGCTCTTCCTGGGCACGG ATCTGGGAACTGTGCAGAAGGTGATCGTCCTCCCCAGAGACCTGAGTTCTACAGAGGAGCTGATTCTGGAGGAAGTGGAAGTGTTCAGG ACCAATGCTCCAGTGAAAACAATGAGGATTTCTTCAAAAAGG CAACAGCTGTACGTGTCGTCGGAGCGCGGCTTGACCCAGGTGTCACTGCACAGATGCCCCGTCTACGGCAAGGCCTGCTCGGACTGCTGCCTGGCGCGGGACCCCTACTGTGCCTGGGACGGGGAGACCTGCGCACCCTTCACGCCGGCCACCAAGAG GCGGAGCAGGAGACAGGACATCAAGCATGGAGACCCCCTGCGGCAGTGTCGAGGCTTCAATGCCAAAG TAGAGAAGAGGCTGAGGGAGACGGTGCAGTTTGGCGTGGAGGGCAGCAGCACCTTCCTGGAGTGCCAGCCCAGGTCCCCCCAGGCCTCCCTCAAGTGGCTCTACCAGAAGGATGGCCGGCGCAAAGTG CTGAACCGTGACCGGGAGGTGCTGAAGACGGGCCAGGGCATCCTGCTCAAGTCCCTGTCCCAGGCGGACGCCGGAACCTACCACTGCCTGGCCACCGAGAACAACTTCAAGCACACGGTGGCGCGCATCTCCCTGCGTATTCTGGACCGCGAGATCGTGGAGGCCCTGACGGCGCCCGACGTGCCCGAGGACGAGGAGTCGGCCATGGACCACGGCCACAACCCCCACCACCCGcgctaccaccaccaacaccaccaccagcagcaggaggagaacCAGAGGcagcaccacccaccaccaccagctccaccCCAGGGACGTCCGGCCAAGCAGCCCTCGCAGCCGGAGGTGCGGCTGATCAACCAGTACTGCCAGTCGTACTGGGAGCAGCATGGAGGAGGTGCTGGGGCCGCTAATGCGGGTGGAGGTGGtgcgggaggtggaggaggtggaggaggagcaggaggaggaggaggagtgggacgTGCACACAAGCCCAAGCGCACCAACCGGCGGCACACGGGGgagcctgaggaggaggaggagggggagcagggggaggtgaagcaggaggaggaggtgctggtgCAGGAGCAGCCCCAAGACCACTAA
- the sema3gb gene encoding sema domain, immunoglobulin domain (Ig), short basic domain, secreted, (semaphorin) 3Gb isoform X2 yields MDTTQAFLLLSLCVYGCQGNARSTPRVHLSFKELLETKTIRPFSFSFNTSDYRILHMDQDQGRLYLGSREYVVALDMQNINKEPLIIHWPATTQRKGECRLTGKGGQGECANFIRLIEPWNRTHLYACGTGAYRPICTFINRGWRAEEYLFRLVPGYADSGKGKCPYDPRQESAAVLINGNLYAGVHVDFMGTDPAIFRTLGDRPAVRTEQYDSRWLNDPVFVKIQKIPDSAEKNDDKLYFFFKEKTLDSAGGASPSVLSRVGRVCLNDDGGQRSLVNKWTTFLKARLVCSVIGSDGVETYFDELRDVFILSTQDERNPVVYAVFSTAGSVFKGSAVCVYSMADIRNVFNGPFSHKHGHNYQWTPYTGKIPYPRPGTCPGGTFTPGLRSTKEFSDEAVNFVRAHPLMYHPIYPLHKRPLVVRTGVDYRFTTIAVDLVDAADGRYEVLFLGTDLGTVQKVIVLPRDLSSTEELILEEVEVFRTNAPVKTMRISSKRQQLYVSSERGLTQVSLHRCPVYGKACSDCCLARDPYCAWDGETCAPFTPATKRRSRRQDIKHGDPLRQCRGFNAKEKRLRETVQFGVEGSSTFLECQPRSPQASLKWLYQKDGRRKVLNRDREVLKTGQGILLKSLSQADAGTYHCLATENNFKHTVARISLRILDREIVEALTAPDVPEDEESAMDHGHNPHHPRYHHQHHHQQQEENQRQHHPPPPAPPQGRPAKQPSQPEVRLINQYCQSYWEQHGGGAGAANAGGGGAGGGGGGGGAGGGGGVGRAHKPKRTNRRHTGEPEEEEEGEQGEVKQEEEVLVQEQPQDH; encoded by the exons AGCTGTTGGAGACCAAGACGATCCGGCCGTTCAGCTTCTCCTTCAACACGAGTGACTACCGCATCCTGCATATGGACCAGGACCAGGGACGCCTCTACCTGGGCAGCCGGGAGTACGTGGTGGCCCTCGACATGCAGAACATCAACAAGGAGCCACTCATA ATTCACTGGCCTGCCACAACCCAGAGGAAAGGGGAATGCAGACTAACTGGAAAAGGTGGACAG GGAGAGTGTGCCAACTTCATCCGGCTGATTGAGCCGTGGAACCGCACGCACCTGTACGCCTGCGGCACCGGCGCCTACCGGCCAATTTGCACATTCATCAACCGCGGCTGGAGGGCGGAG GAGTACCTGTTCAGGCTGGTGCCTGGCTATGCGGACTCTGGCAAGGGGAAGTGTCCCTACGACCCACGGCAGGAGAGTGCAGCAGTTCTCATCA ATGGGAACCTGTACGCTGGCGTCCACGTTGACTTCATGGGCACGGACCCGGCCATCTTCCGCACCCTGGGGGACAGGCCAGCTGTCAGGACCGAGCAGTACGACTCCAGGTGGCTCAACG ACCCGGTGTTTGTGAAGATCCAGAAGATTCCAGACAGCGCGGagaagaatgatgataagctgtATTTCTTCTTCAAGGAGAAGACCTTGGATTCAGCTGGAGGGGCGAGTCCCAGTGTGCTGTCTCGTGTCGGGCGCGTCTGTCTG AATGATGATGGAGGTCAAAGGTCGCTGGTGAACAAGTGGACAACCTTCCTGAAGGCTCGTCTGGTGTGCTCGGTCATTGGCAGTGACGGAGTGGAGACCTACTTCGATGAACTAC GTGATGTCTTCATTCTGTCCACCCAGGATGAGCGGAACCCCGTCGTATACGCGGTCTTCTCCACCGCCGG CTCCGTGTTCAAGGGCTCAGCGGTGTGCGTCTACTCCATGGCCGACATCCGCAACGTCTTCAACGGTCCCTTCTCGCACAAGCACGGCCACAACTACCAGTGGACGCCCTACACGGGCAAGATCCCGTACCCGCGCCCCGGAACG tgccccGGCGGGACCTTTACTCCGGGCCTGCGCTCCACTAAGGAGTTCTCGGACGAGGCGGTGAACTTTGTGCGCGCCCACCCCCTCATGTACCACCCCATCTACCCGCTCCACAAGCGACCCCTGGTGGTCAGGACGGGAGTTGACTACCGCTTCACCACCATCGCCGTGGACCTGGTGGACGCGGCCGACGGCCGCTACGAGGTGCTCTTCCTGGGCACGG ATCTGGGAACTGTGCAGAAGGTGATCGTCCTCCCCAGAGACCTGAGTTCTACAGAGGAGCTGATTCTGGAGGAAGTGGAAGTGTTCAGG ACCAATGCTCCAGTGAAAACAATGAGGATTTCTTCAAAAAGG CAACAGCTGTACGTGTCGTCGGAGCGCGGCTTGACCCAGGTGTCACTGCACAGATGCCCCGTCTACGGCAAGGCCTGCTCGGACTGCTGCCTGGCGCGGGACCCCTACTGTGCCTGGGACGGGGAGACCTGCGCACCCTTCACGCCGGCCACCAAGAG GCGGAGCAGGAGACAGGACATCAAGCATGGAGACCCCCTGCGGCAGTGTCGAGGCTTCAATGCCAAAG AGAAGAGGCTGAGGGAGACGGTGCAGTTTGGCGTGGAGGGCAGCAGCACCTTCCTGGAGTGCCAGCCCAGGTCCCCCCAGGCCTCCCTCAAGTGGCTCTACCAGAAGGATGGCCGGCGCAAAGTG CTGAACCGTGACCGGGAGGTGCTGAAGACGGGCCAGGGCATCCTGCTCAAGTCCCTGTCCCAGGCGGACGCCGGAACCTACCACTGCCTGGCCACCGAGAACAACTTCAAGCACACGGTGGCGCGCATCTCCCTGCGTATTCTGGACCGCGAGATCGTGGAGGCCCTGACGGCGCCCGACGTGCCCGAGGACGAGGAGTCGGCCATGGACCACGGCCACAACCCCCACCACCCGcgctaccaccaccaacaccaccaccagcagcaggaggagaacCAGAGGcagcaccacccaccaccaccagctccaccCCAGGGACGTCCGGCCAAGCAGCCCTCGCAGCCGGAGGTGCGGCTGATCAACCAGTACTGCCAGTCGTACTGGGAGCAGCATGGAGGAGGTGCTGGGGCCGCTAATGCGGGTGGAGGTGGtgcgggaggtggaggaggtggaggaggagcaggaggaggaggaggagtgggacgTGCACACAAGCCCAAGCGCACCAACCGGCGGCACACGGGGgagcctgaggaggaggaggagggggagcagggggaggtgaagcaggaggaggaggtgctggtgCAGGAGCAGCCCCAAGACCACTAA